From Pseudorca crassidens isolate mPseCra1 chromosome 15, mPseCra1.hap1, whole genome shotgun sequence, one genomic window encodes:
- the NECAB3 gene encoding N-terminal EF-hand calcium-binding protein 3 isoform X2 encodes MACAGLLTVCLIRPPAPEPPRPPAPAPAAGSAGHALFQDVFRRADKNDDGKLSFEEFQNYFADGVLSPGELRELFSSIDGHPADNLETEKLCDYFSEHLGVYRPVLAALESLNCAVLTAMDTTKLEYERASKVDQFVTRFLLRETVSQLQALQSSLEGASDTLEAQAHGPRSDEERVEVQSRPRGSRRAGRRALRSVSRSPTWSPGSSDTGQSSEAEMHWRLQINRLQELIDQLECKAPRLEPLHEEEFTKGPNSHILVAQRQVQVAEEALQDFHHALCCYVDFTGAQSHCLQHQQSACSKAFQRILIDHLQAPDTLTTVFFPASWWIMNNN; translated from the exons ATGGCGTGCGCGGGGCTGCTCACTGTGTGCCTGATCCGGCCGCCTGCGCCGGAGCCCCCGCGACCCCCCGCGCCCGCGCCGGCAGCCGGATCCGCAGGACACGCGCTCTTCCAAGAC GTTTTCCGCAGAGCAGACAAGAATG ATGATGGTAAGCTCTCATTTGAAGAATTCCAGAATTACTTTGCCGATGGGGTTCTCAGCCCCGGGGAGCTGCGAGAGCTGTTCAGCAGTATTGATGGGCATCCCGCTGA CAATTTGGAAACGGAGAAACTGTGTG ACTACTTCTCTGAACACCTGGGCGTCTATCGGCCTGTGCTGGCTGCACTGGAGTCGCTGAACTGTGCAGTGCTCACTGCCATGGACACCACCAAGCTG gagtATGAGCGGGCCTCCAAGGTGGACCAGTTTGTGACACGCTTCCTATTGCGGGAGACGGTGAGCCAGCTCCAAGCCCTGCAGAGCTCGCTGGAGGGGGCGTCAGATACCCTGGAGGCCCAGGCCCACGGCCCACG GTCAGATGAAGAGAGGGTGGAGGTGCAGAGCAGGCCCCGAGGCAGCCGGCGGGCAGGGCGCAGGGCCCTGCGGAGTGTCAGTCGGTCACCCACCTGGTCTCCTGGCTCCTCTGACACAG GGCAGAGCTCAGAGGCTGAGATGCACTGGCGGCTCCAGATCAACCGTCTCCAGGAGCTCATCGACCAGCTGGAATGCAAG GCCCCCCGGCTGGAACCCCTGCACGAAGAGGAGTTTACCAAGGGGCCCAACTCG CACATCCTCGTGGCCCAAAGGCAGGTGCAGGTGGCAGAGGAAGCCCTGCAGGACTTCCACCATGCCCTGTGCTGCTACGTGGACTTCACAGGGGCCCAGAGCCATTGCCTGCA GCACCAGCAGTCCGCCTGCAGTAAGGCCTTCCAGCGCATCCTCATTGACCACCTGCAGGCTCCAGACACCCTCACCACTGTGTTCTTCCCAG CATCCTGGTGGATTATGAATAATAACTGA
- the NECAB3 gene encoding N-terminal EF-hand calcium-binding protein 3 isoform X1 — MACAGLLTVCLIRPPAPEPPRPPAPAPAAGSAGHALFQDVFRRADKNDDGKLSFEEFQNYFADGVLSPGELRELFSSIDGHPADNLETEKLCDYFSEHLGVYRPVLAALESLNCAVLTAMDTTKLEYERASKVDQFVTRFLLRETVSQLQALQSSLEGASDTLEAQAHGPRSDEERVEVQSRPRGSRRAGRRALRSVSRSPTWSPGSSDTGQSSEAEMHWRLQINRLQELIDQLECKAPRLEPLHEEEFTKGPNSHILVAQRQVQVAEEALQDFHHALCCYVDFTGAQSHCLHVSAQKMLDSASFTLYEFWQDEASWRRHQQSACSKAFQRILIDHLQAPDTLTTVFFPASWWIMNNN; from the exons ATGGCGTGCGCGGGGCTGCTCACTGTGTGCCTGATCCGGCCGCCTGCGCCGGAGCCCCCGCGACCCCCCGCGCCCGCGCCGGCAGCCGGATCCGCAGGACACGCGCTCTTCCAAGAC GTTTTCCGCAGAGCAGACAAGAATG ATGATGGTAAGCTCTCATTTGAAGAATTCCAGAATTACTTTGCCGATGGGGTTCTCAGCCCCGGGGAGCTGCGAGAGCTGTTCAGCAGTATTGATGGGCATCCCGCTGA CAATTTGGAAACGGAGAAACTGTGTG ACTACTTCTCTGAACACCTGGGCGTCTATCGGCCTGTGCTGGCTGCACTGGAGTCGCTGAACTGTGCAGTGCTCACTGCCATGGACACCACCAAGCTG gagtATGAGCGGGCCTCCAAGGTGGACCAGTTTGTGACACGCTTCCTATTGCGGGAGACGGTGAGCCAGCTCCAAGCCCTGCAGAGCTCGCTGGAGGGGGCGTCAGATACCCTGGAGGCCCAGGCCCACGGCCCACG GTCAGATGAAGAGAGGGTGGAGGTGCAGAGCAGGCCCCGAGGCAGCCGGCGGGCAGGGCGCAGGGCCCTGCGGAGTGTCAGTCGGTCACCCACCTGGTCTCCTGGCTCCTCTGACACAG GGCAGAGCTCAGAGGCTGAGATGCACTGGCGGCTCCAGATCAACCGTCTCCAGGAGCTCATCGACCAGCTGGAATGCAAG GCCCCCCGGCTGGAACCCCTGCACGAAGAGGAGTTTACCAAGGGGCCCAACTCG CACATCCTCGTGGCCCAAAGGCAGGTGCAGGTGGCAGAGGAAGCCCTGCAGGACTTCCACCATGCCCTGTGCTGCTACGTGGACTTCACAGGGGCCCAGAGCCATTGCCTGCA TGTGTCTGCCCAGAAGATGCTGGACAGTGCCTCCTTCACCCTGTACGAGTTCTGGCAGGATGAGGCCTCCTGGAGAAG GCACCAGCAGTCCGCCTGCAGTAAGGCCTTCCAGCGCATCCTCATTGACCACCTGCAGGCTCCAGACACCCTCACCACTGTGTTCTTCCCAG CATCCTGGTGGATTATGAATAATAACTGA
- the C15H20orf144 gene encoding LOW QUALITY PROTEIN: uncharacterized protein C20orf144 homolog (The sequence of the model RefSeq protein was modified relative to this genomic sequence to represent the inferred CDS: substituted 1 base at 1 genomic stop codon): MGRAPPVVTSPAMGNNRSHKRTKVPKQARKERPPDMDKAWRKQQFFNHLKWKKPSTKIVLLFRLDKRQQLAEATAGPGARPGRPGEDAAGAPLGSQAAAPTLQGAGDGAERRESARGRETKTILVKLLLRLLDARLQQEERRVAGGPAGGPGVGGGAKAAHGWRRLVARLLTESKAGRYAYPAXEQPSKRRRCPRPRH; this comes from the exons ATGGGCCGGGCCCCCCCAGTGGTGACCAGCCCTGCCATGGGAAACAACAGGTCCCACAAGAGGACCAAAGTGCCCAAGCAGGCCCGCAAGGAGAGGCCACCTGACATGGACAAGGCCTGGCGGAAACAGCAGTTCTTCAACCACCTCAAGTGGAAGAAGCCGAGT accaAGATCGTGCTGCTTTTCCGCCTGGATAAGCGGCAGCAGCTAGCCGAGGCGACGGCGGGCCCCGGCGCGCGGCCCGGGCGGCCGGGTGAGGACGCGGCGGGCGCCCCCTTGGGCTCCCAGGCGGCGGCGCCCACGTTGCAAGGTGCGGGCGACGGCGCTGAGCGGCGCGAGAGCGCGCGTGGGCGCGAAACGAAGACGATCCTAGTCAAGCTGCTGCTGCGGCTGCTGGACGCACGGCTGCAGCAGGAGGAGCGCCGCGTGGCGGGCGGGCCCGCGGGCGGGCCCGGCGTGGGGGGCGGGGCCAAGGCCGCGCATGGCTGGCGGCGGCTTGTCGCCCGTCTCCTGACGGAGAGCAAGGCTGGCCGCTACGCCTACCCTGCCTAGGAGCAGCCGAGCAAGCGGCGCCGCTGCCCTCGCCCGCGGCACTGA
- the ACTL10 gene encoding actin-like protein 10 yields MVTIRGVAGPKVASLSGSRRVRRLPSLGRVAVVVDQGSGFTKAGFAGEEQPRLVLKSSSLVPSWDWPVLPGCELAGGVARAHPIKHGVVVDWEALEGLWERLLVGGLRVCPEQWPVLVSDSPSAPPAGRERVAELLFEALAVPACHIASTALLALCSVGTFSGLALEAGAGVCHATPIYAGHSWHEATFRLDVAGSTLSRYLRDLLVAACPDQRLHALPRKVITQLKKRCCYVSLDFEGDLRNPARHRPVSFYLGNGCSVCLSSERFRCPEPIFQPGLLGQAEPGLPTLAFRALQRMPTTLRTRLANTVVVAGGSTLFPGFPERLEMELEAQCRRHGYGALQPRLVAKPGRGTAVWTGGSMVASLRSFQCHWMTRAMYQECGSRLVHEVFN; encoded by the exons ATGGTTACAATCAGG GGCGTGGCCGGCCCGAAGGTGGCGTCGCTGTCCGGGAGCCGCCGGGTCCGCCGGCTGCCCTCGCTGGGCCGCGTCGCGGTGGTGGTGGACCAGGGCTCGGGCTTCACCAAGGCGGGCTTCGCGGGCGAGGAGCAGCCGCGCCTGGTACTGAAGAGCTCCAGCCTGGTGCCCAGCTGGGACTGGCCCGTGCTGCCCGGCTGTGAGCTGGCGGGCGGCGTGGCGCGGGCGCACCCCATCAAGCACGGCGTGGTGGTGGACTGGGAGGCGCTGGAGGGGCTGTGGGAGCGCCTGCTGGTGGGCGGCCTGCGGGTGTGCCCAGAGCAGTGGCCGGTGCTGGTGAGCGACTCGCCGTCGGCTCCGCCCGCGGGCCGCGAGAGGGTGGCCGAGCTGCTGTTCGAGGCCCTGGCAGTGCCCGCGTGCCACATAGCCAGCACCGCGTTGCTGGCGCTCTGCTCTGTCGGCACGTTCAGCGGGCTGGCCTTGGAGGCGGGCGCTGGCGTGTGCCACGCCACACCCATCTATGCGGGTCACTCGTGGCACGAGGCCACCTTCCGGCTGGACGTGGCAGGCAGTACTCTGTCGCGTTACCTGCGGGACCTGCTGGTGGCAGCCTGCCCCGATCAACGACTGCATGCCCTGCCCCGCAAGGTCATCACACAGCTCAAGAAGCGCTGCTGCTATGTGTCGCTGGACTTCGAGGGTGACCTCCGTAACCCTGCCCGCCACCGTCCTGTCAGTTTCTACTTAGGCAATGGGTGCTCTGTCTGCCTCAGCAGTGAGCGCTTCCGCTGCCCGGAACCTATCTTCCAGCCGGGTCTGCTAGGCCAGGCTGAGCCGGGACTGCCCACCCTGGCCTTCCGGGCACTGCAGAGGATGCCCACAACACTACGGACACGGCTGGCCAACACCGTGGTGGTGGCCGGTGGCTCCACGCTTTTCCCTGGCTTCCCTGAGCGCCTGGAGATGGAGCTGGAAGCCCAGTGCCGGCGGCATGGTTATGGGGCACTGCAGCCTCGCCTGGTGGCCAAACCCGGGCGTGGCACAGCAGTGTGGACAGGCGGCTCCATGGTGGCCTCATTGCGTTCCTTCCAATGCCACTGGATGACCCGGGCCATGTACCAGGAATGTGGCTCCAGGCTGGTGCATGAAGTGTTCAACTGA